From Streptomyces sp. TLI_053, a single genomic window includes:
- a CDS encoding penicillin-binding protein 2, which yields MSTPRQPSGDGAGGRRTIKGAAPRSGAPRGQSGAKPPAAGRARSPKPPPPGAQPAKPQPPEPKPPKPARSQPARPAAAGSQPPKPSAARGRAARGQSPKDQPAGNRQPRPQSAQGRPARGGRPSAATVRPAVRGVRPPQQRRAEGRPPAGAPPRRRPPQRRPASRGIRLADPRRRLRVITVVLSVVFSVFAGRLVQLQLLDSDALASDANTNRYLNIPITAERGSITSSDGVALATTVDAYDITADPAMFTPEATGLPDAPEQAAALLAPVLGLPKEKLAADLRTPKTRYKRLAAQQTPDVKNQITDLKSSLEKQAGSRACQAQKRLLNKPADEGGRTRVDNECVNPLAGVFNRDTQKRVYPSDGLAANLVGFVNAEGEGAGGLEQQFQKQLAGKEGHSSYAQAGGRLVPTAGGSLEPAVPGTDLRLTVNRDIQWAAQRAITDQVANAGAEKGYVIVQDVRNGQVLAMATSPGFNPNDLSTAKNSQLGNAALQDAYEPGSTAKLMTMAAVLDTGKATWDTKVTVPYPLVRGDVAFKDDVEHDTWYLTLAGVLAKSSNIGTIEAAQTLGATQPEANRVLYDYLRKFGIGQQTGLAFPGETAGLLDKPEDWKASKQYTIPFGQGLSVNALQATSVFSTIANGGVRVAPSVVQGTTAPDGKYTPAPAGAQSRVVSEQTAKTLTEMLESVVSDEQGTGGKAAIPGYRVAGKTGTANRVDPKNGGYRGYTASFIGFAPADQPRVTVSCVIQDPVNGHFGGQLCGPVFKQVMEFTLKTLQVPPSGSEAPNLPVEWKP from the coding sequence GCAGCCCGCGAAGCCCCAGCCGCCCGAGCCCAAGCCGCCGAAGCCGGCCAGGTCGCAGCCGGCCAGGCCGGCGGCCGCCGGGTCGCAGCCGCCGAAGCCGTCCGCCGCCAGGGGCCGGGCCGCGCGCGGGCAGTCGCCGAAGGACCAGCCCGCCGGGAACCGTCAGCCCCGTCCGCAGTCCGCCCAGGGGCGCCCCGCGCGCGGCGGCCGGCCGTCCGCCGCCACGGTCCGCCCGGCCGTGCGCGGGGTGCGTCCCCCGCAGCAGCGCCGCGCGGAGGGGCGCCCGCCGGCCGGTGCGCCGCCGCGCCGCCGCCCGCCGCAGCGCCGTCCGGCGTCCCGGGGGATCCGGCTGGCCGACCCGCGCCGCCGGCTGCGGGTGATCACCGTCGTGCTGTCGGTGGTGTTCTCGGTCTTCGCCGGGCGGCTGGTCCAGCTCCAGCTGCTGGACTCGGACGCGCTGGCCTCCGACGCCAACACCAACCGCTACCTGAACATCCCGATCACCGCCGAGCGCGGCTCGATAACGTCCTCCGACGGCGTCGCGCTGGCCACCACCGTGGACGCCTACGACATCACCGCCGACCCGGCGATGTTCACCCCCGAGGCGACCGGCCTCCCCGACGCCCCCGAGCAGGCCGCCGCGCTGCTGGCGCCGGTCCTCGGCCTGCCCAAGGAGAAGCTCGCCGCCGACCTGCGCACCCCGAAGACCCGCTACAAGCGGCTCGCCGCCCAGCAGACCCCGGACGTCAAGAACCAGATCACCGACCTCAAGTCCAGCCTGGAGAAGCAGGCCGGCTCGCGTGCCTGCCAGGCCCAGAAGCGGCTGCTGAACAAGCCCGCCGACGAGGGCGGCCGGACCCGGGTCGACAACGAGTGCGTCAACCCGTTGGCCGGCGTCTTCAACCGGGACACCCAGAAGCGGGTCTACCCCTCCGACGGGCTGGCCGCGAACCTGGTGGGCTTCGTCAACGCCGAGGGCGAGGGCGCCGGCGGGCTGGAGCAGCAGTTCCAGAAGCAGCTGGCCGGCAAGGAGGGGCACAGCAGCTACGCCCAGGCCGGCGGCCGGCTGGTGCCGACCGCGGGCGGCTCGCTGGAGCCCGCCGTACCCGGCACCGACCTGCGGCTGACCGTCAACCGGGACATCCAGTGGGCCGCCCAGCGGGCCATCACCGACCAGGTCGCCAACGCCGGGGCGGAGAAGGGCTACGTGATCGTCCAGGACGTCAGGAACGGCCAGGTCCTGGCCATGGCGACCTCGCCCGGATTCAACCCGAACGATCTGAGCACGGCCAAGAACTCGCAGCTCGGCAACGCGGCACTGCAGGACGCCTACGAGCCCGGCTCGACCGCCAAGCTGATGACCATGGCGGCGGTGCTGGACACCGGCAAGGCCACCTGGGACACCAAGGTCACCGTGCCGTACCCGCTGGTGCGCGGCGACGTGGCGTTCAAGGACGACGTCGAGCACGACACCTGGTACCTGACCCTCGCCGGCGTGCTCGCCAAGTCCTCCAACATCGGCACCATCGAGGCCGCCCAGACCCTCGGCGCCACCCAGCCCGAGGCCAACCGGGTCCTCTACGACTACCTGCGGAAGTTCGGCATCGGCCAGCAGACCGGTCTGGCCTTCCCCGGCGAGACCGCCGGACTGCTCGACAAGCCGGAGGACTGGAAGGCGTCCAAGCAGTACACCATCCCGTTCGGCCAGGGCCTGTCGGTCAACGCGCTCCAGGCGACCTCGGTGTTCTCCACCATCGCCAACGGCGGTGTCCGGGTGGCCCCCAGCGTGGTCCAGGGCACCACCGCGCCGGACGGCAAGTACACCCCGGCCCCGGCGGGCGCGCAGTCGCGGGTGGTGAGCGAACAGACCGCGAAGACCCTCACCGAGATGCTGGAGTCGGTCGTCTCCGACGAGCAGGGCACCGGCGGCAAGGCCGCGATCCCGGGCTACCGGGTCGCCGGCAAGACCGGCACCGCCAACCGGGTGGACCCGAAGAACGGCGGGTACCGCGGGTACACCGCCTCCTTCATCGGCTTCGCGCCGGCCGACCAGCCCCGGGTCACCGTCTCCTGCGTGATCCAGGACCCGGTCAACGGCCACTTCGGCGGCCAGCTGTGCGGCCCGGTGTTCAAGCAGGTGATGGAGTTCACCCTGAAGACCCTCCAGGTCCCGCCGAGCGGGAGCGAGGCGCCCAACCTGCCCGTCGAGTGGAAGCCGTGA